GCGCACTGTATCACGAGCACACTATCGAGTCCTATGAGTACACTAAGGAGATAGGAACTATGAGTAGAAATCAGTAGTCACTCTTCAAGTTTTCTAAAGATATAGCATCtaaaaatagaaagagagagataatCAGTCTCTTAAGTGGATGAGAATCTTATGTCAAAAGGACGGGACTATACTAAAGTGAAGATAGGACTTCATTCAGTTTGCGGGACCATTCTATCGAACCTGTGGATTTCCAGGTCACCTCTAGTCTTAGGATGATCTCTTTTGATTCTTGATAGCTCTGCCATATTTTATGATCCAATTCCATACCGAGATGGATTCTCTTCTACCCGGGAATTCTAGTTTGGCATTAGGGTAGCCATCTATTTGAAGACTACTCTCTTTTAATATAGTCTATGATCGATCAAGCGAGACATGTCATGAGCTTGAATTTCGTCAAACCTTCCTttaccttctttcttttttttttctaagaattagTATTCTTGCATAGAGAGAAGGTTAGCTAACTAGGCTCAGGTCAGTACTAGAGGACAAGCCGAGAAGAGAGAGAGTCTACAGGCAGACAGTGGGAGATATGATCCTCGTTCTCGAGAGGCAGATCCAAAGGCATTTGCTTACTTCGGTGTAGCATATATAGCGGCATACCCCTTTGACCTAGGTGGAAAAGAGATCCATTGAAACCCACCATAAGTATCTAGGGAGACAACTATGGATACAAATTTACCATAAGCAAAAGTGGCTACTGAGGCGAAGGCAAATATTCcattccaaaaaaagaaatggaaattaaaaaaaaggtctGATCAAATATTTTGCTTTCTTGTTGTCTTGAATTGTTATAGAGCGGCTTTCTATTTATATAAGGTATAGTTGGTAGGATGAAGTGGGATGTGAAGCCTTAGTGGATATAACAAGTGTGCCAAGGATGCTGCTCGGGCGTAGTAGGTTTGGACGCCTAGCATGAAACAACCTTCTCTGGTAACGGCACTATACCTTAGTATAGTATCTCTCTAGCTTCcagtctatataaaaaaaacgtaGTTAGTAGAGGTCAGTCTGTCTGGCATTCCCTCGCGTAAAGGGCGACTTTGGCATTGGCTCTCTCTCGTTAGGTAATTAACGAGGCGAAAACAACTCTCTCGGAAGTCAGTTTCCCCGCCATCTTAGTGGGACTAGTCTAATAAACTTTCACTTCAACTGCCTTACTCTAACAAGTAAGCAAGTCAACTACCAagactcatatttttttttttgttgtggtAACGCCTTTCTAGAATTATGTTTAATGTCCctttctttatgattatgacTTTCTCAATCAGTGCCTCCGGTTGGTAGCCGGGCTCCGAGACATTACTACCACGGCTATTATCGACCCGAGcccaaagaaggaaaagaaCGAACTAAAGCGAGGAGTTCATTGGCCATACATAGTGAATGGGGATGGGGGTCAATCTCTTTCATGACCCAAGGCCCTAGTGTGTTACCTTGTTAGCATTTCTAGAACAAATTAAGTAGGGTTGGTTTTTCGATATGGAAACATAAAAGTTAGTTGGTTGTAGTTGAGATGGCTAACCACTATTTTAATCGTGAGAGATAAGTCATTCAGAACCTGCTGGCTACAATCTAGAACCGGTAGAAGTTCCCCACGCTGATCCCCTAACGTGAGGCACTTCGAAGTGCCAATCATTCTTGAGCAAGTTTGGTAATATTGTGAGAAGGGGAAAGGGGGGCTTTGCGCTCACTTTTtagaaattgaagaaatttaTTCCAGTGTCACAAAGAACATTATGTCTCACGATCTAGAAATATCTGCGAAGATTTCTATTGAAACCCTTCGTGTATGGGTGGAGGATATAAAGGAGAACCTTAATCCCCTAAAATCCCTCATTAGGGAACACCTGTAAGATGAGTCTGCCGCTTAATTTCATAACAGAGCTGGGAATAACGGCTGGCATAGAAGTCTCTCGCACGCAAGGAGATGCATTTCTGGTACTAGACAAGCTCTATTGGAATAatctctttcttattttttcctttttacccATGACGACTAGGAacgggaaaataaaaaatttcactttGAATTTCGGACCTCAACATCCTACTGCTCATGGTGTTTCACGACCAGTATTCGAAATGAATGGAGAAGTTGTGGAACATGCAAAACCACATATTGGATCACTCTAGTGCAGCACAAAGCTGCTGACGTCGAGCCGGCTCCTATGCCGCTAGTTATGCCCTGCTTGGTCCTTCGGCATGGTGGAGGTCTCATAGCTCGTCATGAGCATCGAGCTAAGAGGTGGTTGAGCAACTTAAGCAAACCACCATACCTTACTACAACATAAGGATAGAAGGGAAAAGGTTATGAAGGTGGCCTCATTATCCACACCTCTAATAAGATGAATGGAGGACCGATCGACCTAGGTTTTTATGAGCGTTGGCGAGTCCTGGAGTGCCTGTCAAGGGTGCTAACGCATACCCCAGGGTGATCATCACCACTTGCACCTCACATCTCGACACAAAAAAATGTGTAACCTGCCTGTTGTCTCATTGAACTACATTTGTTCCTGTAATCCATAGCCTAACTGAATGCAATAGTGAGGGACAACCCACCCATACATAGCTAGCAGGGAGGATGGCACTACTGGCAAAGATCATTCGGCCAGTGTCGGGGGAGCACAACATCGGTAGGAAAGGGAGCCAGGATGGTGGAAGAGCCAGGGGGCCGGGTCATTTGACAGAATTGGAAGGCTTTTCCCCTATTAGAGAAGGCCCTCTGAAGTCAAGGGGAAGTGCATTAGTTCTTGGAAAAAGAGGGAGCAAgcctataaaaaaatgaataaaagtgaATTCAATGAATAGATAAAGTCAATGGTATGACAAACAGCACTGCCTACACACGAATTAGCTTTCGAGGTCGAGAAGTCTCAATTTCACTACaggatttgtgaatcaatttTGGGCTAGGCCACCTCGAATGGCGTGAGCCGCATGCAGGGAGACCCACACGTACAGTTTTAGGGGGATCTAGTCAAAAGACTGGTCGATGCCCACCCAACTAGAGGGACTGAGGAATTAGTAGAGTGCAAAACTTATCTTCAAGCTTTACCTTATTTTGATCATTTAGAGGGTGATTGCGGAGTCACTGAATGAAGTCCTCCGTTTCTTTCGGAGGTGTTAACCTGTAGTGAGGCAAAGATGACTAAGTTACATATGGAATATGGCGATGACAACATCATGTCGTAGAAGGAGATAACAGGTGGAGCTAATGATCCACTAAGACTAACTTATCTACAACTTCATCCCCGAGCAGCTCAAATGGATGTGTGAATGCAAGATGCCAATGGAATGATAGGTCGGACAAAGGCTATGGCTGCTTCCTTCCCACCGCATCCTTCCTTGTGTGCCAGAGATATGAAGCGAGTGCACCATAAAAGAATGGGAACTGGGTCAATCTATTCTATGGCGAAGCATCCGAAGCATAAGTGCACACTCACACGACCTTTGCCGAGAGATAGAAGCATTATGTAGAATCGGTGAACTACACTTGCTTCTAGATAAATGTATGGAATAGAGGGCTCGTGGTACCTGCTACCTGCCCTTCCTCCTCTGCTTTGAGAATCGTGTGAACAGAGAGTGGGCAGAAGGGAATGAGGTCCTCATACAGAGTTGCACACTTACTTGAGCAGTGCGGAAGACTGGGGAATGGGTTAAGTAAACTCCCCTAGagccaaaaaaataatacacgAAGCTTTACTTGGATAGGGCTTTGattgctattttttttcttagtgaTTGGAAATTAGGGCGCCTGGGTATGTTACAAAAAGGGAAGGCAAAGGTAGTACTTTGAATAGTGAAACGAAGGGCTAAATAGTGCCAGTGATTCTCTGAGCCGGTTTGGATTTTCAATGCCTCGGGAAACTGGTTGAGATAGATTAGATGACAACACctttttcctctcttccttACCAGGAAGCCAATCTTAACTTATGGCCTTCACCTGCCGCCCGGCCCGGAAATAGAACCCAGCCCCCTTTTGATCCATTTATTTTTGCAAGTAGGGAGGGATCCAGAGCTAATCCTCCTGTATATTGCATAACCGAAAAAAGCTATAAGCAAAGTACCAAAGGCGTCCTCTGCCCGGTGACTAAGAAATTGGTTTGTGCTTTGAAGTGATGAGGTCGCAAAGAGGGAAGTAGGGCTCCTATTGAAAggcttcccccccccccccctcaaaaGGCGACCATTTTTTAATACTAGTTGTTACGTTATGCTGCCATTTTTCCAATATCATTGAATAGCATGGCCTGTCTGGGGCTAAGGTAACTTAAGTGGGAGAGTCGTGTTATAAGTGACCTTATTGCACGGTTCAGAGAACACTTATGTATGTGATGCAAGTGAACATGTACGAAAAAGCTGTATCTAGGGTGAGTTCTTCGTTCCATCGTCAACCCTATCTATGTTTCTATGATGGCCCAAGAACATGCTCATTCTTCAGCCGTAGAGAGACTTTTGAATTGCGAGGTACCATTATGGGCTCAATATATACGAGTGTTATTCCGTGAAATAACTCGAATTTCAAATCATTTGCCTACTTTAACTACTCATGCTATGGATGTGGGAGCATCAACTCTGTCCCTATGGGCTTTTGAGGAGTGGGAGAAATTGTTGGAATTCTATGAAAGAGTCTCGGGAGCTAGGATGCATGCCAGTTTCATACGACCAGGTAGAGTGGCACAAGATCTGCCTCTTGGCTTATGTCAAGATATTGATTGCTTCACACACCAATTTGCGTCTTGTATCGACGAATTAGAAGAGGTGTCAACTGGCAACCGTATCTAGAAACAACGATTAGTGGATATTGGTACTATCACTGCACAACAAGCAAAGGATTGGGGATTCAGTGGTGTAATGTCAAGAGGTCGTGCGACATGAAGAAATTGATAGCAATATGGGGGGAGTTCCCATCTGGCAACAACGGTTCTACCTGACCCTACTTAAGCATGCATATTATGTCAGTGAAGACTTGGGGGACAATGTAAGTGAGCAAATGTGTGTAAGCCCAGTCAAACATGACTATTCTAGGCAGGGCGGGCCACCCACCTTTGAATGGTGTTGGTCCTACGGACCGTGAATGGATTTGCCTCTGGCCTTTGGGCATGTCGAAATCACATGACTTCATCAGGGTGGAGCATAGTCCGCCAAAATCGGCATAGCTTAGGTGCTATTGATAGAACATAGTAAGCCTATATTTCAGTTCTGTTACTCGACTAGAGGGCTTTCCCTCACATCCTACTCTTCATTATAGAAGGTTCTTTCTATCCAATATGGGGGAATCAACTTCATTCAATGCCAGCATCTCTCTCAACTAGAAGAAGATCTACTGCATTGCCAAGCTCCAACTCTGCTTTTAGCTTTAGTCGGTTGAGCGACTCTCCTCCTGGAGTTAGGAATCATCAAGAGATAAGAGAGACGTACTTAATAGCAAGGAAGTGGAATCAATCTCGTTTGCTATAGGATTCTTTCAATTTGGTAAACCCCTTTTTACTATAAAGTCAAATCTTAGTTTGAAACCCCGATACTTGCCACTTTAGCAGAGGCATCTTCCTGGCTTAGAAAAGATCCGCTAGAAATTCCCTTTGACTCCTAGTCAAGATTGTCTCTTTCTCCTATCCTAGTAGACTGGCGAGCATCTCTGAACCTTAAGAAGTGATTTTTAAAGAGGAGTACCGCTCAAGCTTCAATTCTGCTCATTTCCTTAGTTCTTCTTAGTAACTTTTAATGAATGGGGAGAGGAAGTAGGAAGACCTCCCTAGCCAACCTTACCTAAGGTCGAGCAGTTTGAAACTCTGATCCCTATCCTAAAGGTTAGTTTGAAACTCCCGGTCTAACAGCGTATTGTCCCATCTCCTAGCTCAAATTAAGAGCAATTTGGAATGAAACTTCCTACCTATTCCTATAGGTCGAGTGAGTTTTTGCTTCTCCGCTTTGAGTAGCCCTTTCTTACCATATATTGGATTCCCTTTCAAAAGATGTCGAGCCAAGATCAAGTGATTTTATTCCTCTAGTTAGGCATAGTCCGAATTCGCTCGTCAATGGTAGAAGTTGGTTTATCGGCTTAAGCCAGTCAATCTATCCAAAGAGCCTACCCTACGCCAAAAGAATCGATTATGCTCCAGGTGTGCTTtcctcctttcctttcttttgctTACCTGGGAATTCAAATAAGAATAGAAGGATGAGTTACTTGCATTATAGACTTTCTCAATTCGAGATGTTACCTTCAGACATGGAAATAGTTGAATATATAGTTTCTATGGGACTTTATATGACTCTAGCCGTCTACATTGCTTTTAGGGCTAGGCTCTGCTCCTTGCTCGAGCTAccgacttttatttttcattcctgTTGACTTATCCAAGTCCTTGAGAGCTTAGACGTCAGCGGGGAAGAACTCCGAAATCATTTCATCGATTCCTCCTCTCTTTCCCTCTTGGTTGATGGTTTCCAGTTGAAATTAATTGTTGGATAGCCCCTAGTTCAAGCTCTAAGTCAAGCATTCACACACCAAAGACCTCTTACCACGCTCCTAAGCCtaggaaagaaaaatcccaTTTGCCTAATACGTACTACTGTATTGCATATAATTTAGTAGCCCTTATTCCTCCACCAGCTTCTTCTTGGCATCAAGCTAGCCCTTATTCCTTGCATCAACAGGAAATCCCTCATAAAAAAAAGGCTACTGATAAGGCTGATTCAACAAGGGAAAAAAGGCATTCATTCAAACTGCTTCTATTCCTATGTTGACACCAAGAGAAAGAAGCAAGTCAAGCTGACTTCAAAGTTGTTTGGATTGAAAAGGTTTGGAGCAGGTCAAACAAGGAAGCGAAAACTTCTAAATCTACGCCATTGGGCGATCTCTCTTTTGGTCCGGTGGAAGTCAAAGTGGAAGTCGAGTCAACAAACGAACCCAGGAGCTAGATGCACTCCGAGTGGGGGAAGCTCAATTGAGAAGGAGAAGTCAGGGTCTTGTACTAGTAGCTTTATCCCGTAACCCCTAAGGAAAGCTCTTCAAGCCCTTGTTCCATTCCAGCGGATAGCACGCTAGATACTTCCTTTTCTATTGTCAGATATGGATTGTAAATAGCTATAAAATAACAAGCCATGAAGCCAATTGTCCTTCATTCTATTAGAGAGATGGAATATcttgatttcaaggaaagaaaaagGACCATCCCAAACCTATCAGGAAAGGGGAAAGCAACAAGAATCTTTCTACCTTCACAGGTGAACCTGGAAATAATGATACTTGCATTTCCCTTCACTCATGCGAGCAATGGGGCGAAGAGTCACGAGCTCTTCATGCATAGAAGATAAAGATCTGGGTAAACCTCATCAACTTCATTCTTTGCCTGGGCGGTGCCATCATTTCTCCCCTACAATAAGGAAGGATTTCTTAAGAGGAATGATGAAAGAGGCTTGGTATTCAGTATCAAGAACTCACAAAGCCACTTTCGAAGGGAAAGTAAGGCCTTCTTTAGTTGTGTTAGCTTTATAAGCTTTTCTTCTATTGCATAAATGAAAGGTGTCTTTCCGCATATCAATTGACTAATTGGAATTTCTTTAGATGCTGGTGCGGACCAGTAGAGTAgtgctttttttctttaagcCGGTAAGGTAATTCGCTGTCAAATCCATGTCGAAATGAATACGTAAAAGGAGAGACCATAGCTTACTCGAAAGGGAGTCCCACCTAACAATATGCTTCACTTCTAGTGGAAGGATCGCTAGTTCCTATCATCTGtctttttgtattaaattaaagaCAAATAAGTTCTATTTCTATCGCTCGGGCACTCAGGTTAAGGTGAGTCTCTCCCTTTTTTACTGTCGGATTGTGAAAAACTACCACTTTCACCATTAAGACATGGACCAAATAGCATCCCCGGTTGATATTGGATATTGATAGGCTAACAAATTACATGCGGGTAGTAGTTTTAGATACTATTAAATAGTAATTTGCCTATATGCAAAGAATTAATGGTCAAGCAAGAAGCAACTTACCTTAGGGCAACTTGTCCTATTCCTTATACTCTTTATCTTTTCTCGAGACAATTGAAGTAATCATCTTCAATGAGATGGCCTAGTCCCTTTCAAACATACTATATTAATTCATATTTGTCAATCTCCAATAGTACTCAACAGTAGCTGACATTGATTCCTTTTAGTAGACGTAAGAAAGGCGAATCCCATGAGGTTGTTCGTGAGCAGAGAATTGCCGATAGGACCAATGTAGATGACTCGTTCATTCGAATAAGAATCATAGTAAACACCTTTATGGGGCATATTCTTTTGTGATTCTGGAAAGAGAGCTTTGGCTTTCTTCCCTCTTGAACAGAAAAGCAGACTCGAACTACTTGTCCTGCTAGATCGACTCGAGGACGATGAAACACTATGTAGAGAAGAAAGACTTGACGAGGTGCAATCCTTGTAACTAGGAAAGCCACAAATGGGGGAGGAGGATACGAAGATCACAAGAGTTTATTTCCCCAAGAGTCCGTAATCCCTCTGAGAAGCCCTGGGATGACACCCAGTAGTTATTGTCAAAGTCCATGTCTACAGGAAGTCAAATCTCGTGATCAAGCCTTTGAGTTATCTTGTTTTGGTTTTGGAAAGCAAGTCACAATCAGATCAGTTAAGATAGTTTTCAAGCCTTCTATTAGTTAAAGAGGTGACTAAGCAAGCCCTATTTCAGTCCTAAGGAAGTCATAAGTAAACTCTCTTGGCCAGTTAGTTGAAAAGCCAAGAGTGAAGCTGTCTAGTTCTTATCCTTGTTATTCCTATCATAATGCCTTAGCTTCCGCCTTCCCTTCTTAATCTCTTTCATTTCATGTCGATCCAACCGAGGCAAGGGAATAGGTGAATACAGTATATCCATACGAGAGACGTTTAATATCTTACTCGCGCTCGTACTCGAGGAGGTAATAGTTTCTCTAGGAGGGCTAAGGATAATTCCAAGGtaggtaaaaaaagaaattaggtAGATATCTTCCTTCCcttatatcattttcttttatctctagGCTGTAGCATTTGAAAGCCTTTTACATCAGTCCCATACTCTTTGACTATTAAGATGACTTCGCCCTTGGAGTTGTATTTTAAACAAACGAAAGCAGGTTCTTCACATCTTTTCTAGCTAGCAAGTGAAGTCAGTGAGCAAGCTTAGGAAAGTAGAGAACATGGAAAAGCATCCAACCAATCCAGTTTCACCAATCCTATTAGGCTATTTTGAAAAGCTAGCGAGCTTTAGGGCAAGGAAGTGAAATTGTTGATGCGGAGAATTCCCTCTTTCTCTTTAAAGGATCAAGAGTTTACCACGTACACAAAATTGAATGCTAGTTCGTACCCAAGGGATTAGATATTCCTAGATGGGCTTGTTCTTGAATGTGCAGGGATTAGGACTAAGAAGATTGCTGCCATTCCATTTAGGTAATGCAATTATGAATGCCCGATCAATAGCAATAGTCTTGTGGCACTTCTTAATGACTTTCCTGTTGAGCATGACTTTTGGAGGATTTGATATGGATGTCACTTGCCCTAGAATCATCAGTTTCCTAATCGAATATAATAGGACC
The genomic region above belongs to Glycine max cultivar Williams 82 chromosome 14, Glycine_max_v4.0, whole genome shotgun sequence and contains:
- the LOC112999304 gene encoding LOW QUALITY PROTEIN: uncharacterized protein (The sequence of the model RefSeq protein was modified relative to this genomic sequence to represent the inferred CDS: inserted 2 bases in 1 codon; deleted 2 bases in 1 codon; substituted 9 bases at 9 genomic stop codons), which translates into the protein MSMFLGHHRNIDRVDDGTKNSPXIQLFRTCSLASHTXVFSEPCNKVFRLCNIQEDXLWIPPYLQKXMDQKGAGFYFRAGRQVKAISXDWLPGKEERKKVLSQSRGGRAGSRYHEPSIPYIYLEASVVHRFYIMLLSLGKGRVSVHLCFGCFAIIDXPSSHSFMVHSLHISGTQGRMRWEGSSHSLCPTYHSIGILHSHIHLXAARGXSCRXVSLSGSLAPPVISFYDMMLSSPYSICNLVIFASLQVNTSERNGGLHSVTPQSPSKXSK